Proteins from one Procambarus clarkii isolate CNS0578487 chromosome 8, FALCON_Pclarkii_2.0, whole genome shotgun sequence genomic window:
- the LOC138359595 gene encoding uncharacterized protein, whose protein sequence is MEKEEMFRMNAIGNPTAEKKGVQELMLDRAGSDRCKNYEEDSERERKPEVQEGTQLQEGTQLQEGTQLQEGTQLQEGTQLQEGTQLQEGTQVQEGTQLQEGTQVQEGTQLQEGTQLQEGTQLQEGTQLQEGTQLQEGTQLQEGTQVQESTQLQEGTQLQEGTQLQEGTQLQEGTQQQEGTQLQEGTQLQEGTQLQEGTQLQEGTQLQEGTQLQEGTQVQEGTESSYKLNKEGWRTPWDLQLALGPPSHTLGPPSHTLGPPSHTLALHLTPWAPPSHTLGPPSHTLGPPSHTLGPPSHTLGPPSHTLGPPSHTLGSTISHPGPSS, encoded by the exons AtggaaaaagaggaaatgttcagAATGAATGCAATTGGAAACCCGACGGCTGAAAAgaagggggtccaagagctgatgCTCGATCGTGCAGGCTCAGATAG atgcaaaaattatgaggaagattcagaaagagaaagaaagccaGAG GTACAAGAGGGTACACAGCTACAAGAGGGTACACAGCTACAAGAGGGTACACAGCTACAAGAGGGTACACAGCTACAAGAGGGTACACAGCTACAAGAGGGTACACAGCTACAAGAGGGTACACAGGTACAAGAGGGTACACAGCTACAAGAGGGTACACAGGTACAAGAGGGTACACAGCTACAAGAGGGTACACAGCTACAAGAGGGTACACAGCTACAAGAGGGTACACAGCTACAAGAGGGTACACAGCTACAAGAGGGTACACAGCTACAAGAGGGTACACAGGTACAAGAGAGTACACAGCTACAAGAGGGTACACAGCTACAAGAGGGTACACAGCTACAAGAGGGTACACAGCTACAAGAGGGTACACAGCAACAAGAGGGTACACAGCTACAAGAGGGTACACAGCTACAAGAGGGTACACAGCTACAAGAGGGTACACAGCTACAAGAGGGTACACAGCTACAAGAGGGTACACAGCTACAAGAGGGTACACAGGTACAAGAGGGTACAGAATCCAGTTACAAATTGAATAAGGAAGGTTGG CGTACACCCTGGGACCTCCAACTTGCTCTGGGCCCTCCATCTCACACCCTGGGCCCTCCATCTCACACCCTGGGCCCTccatctcacaccctggccctccATCTCACACCCTGGGCTCCACCATCTCACACCCTGGGCCCTCCATCTCACACCCTGGGCCCTCCATCTCACACCCTGGGCCCTCCATCTCACACCCTGGGCCCTCCATCTCACACCCTGGGCCCTCCATCTCACACCCTGGGCTCCACCATCTCACACCCTGGACCTTCCTCTTGA